In Mixophyes fleayi isolate aMixFle1 chromosome 11, aMixFle1.hap1, whole genome shotgun sequence, one DNA window encodes the following:
- the APOC1 gene encoding apolipoprotein C-I, which yields MKLLLAVSVVLIALTVLAEPSSAESEQPSVKERFQSFGESVKDAATKVGEKTKAVFKDIHESEFATKTRDFFSDGFKKIKEKFSK from the exons ATGAAGCTACTACTTGCAGTCTCGGTTGTCCTTATCGCACTCACTGTGTTGGCCG AGCCCAGCTCCGCCGAGTCCGAACAGCCTTCCGTAAAGGAGCGTTTCCAGTCCTTTGGAGAGTCAGTCAAAGACGCTGCAACCAAAGTGGGTGAAAAGACCAAGGCGGTATTTAAAGACATACACGAAAGTGAATTTGCCACCAAGACGAG GGACTTTTTCAGTGAtggatttaagaaaataaaagagaaatttTCCAAGTAA